A portion of the Oncorhynchus masou masou isolate Uvic2021 chromosome 11, UVic_Omas_1.1, whole genome shotgun sequence genome contains these proteins:
- the LOC135548521 gene encoding protein sprouty homolog 3-like: MDLLPGHGPPPVRMDVDGLDLQQVSVLSLDQIRAIRANNDYVERPVTLDHASQSGFFYAHDDRYPITHGYPPQGYSHGYPQGYPLPRSQSQQQHAHLTHLSRSSTTSSAMSRISAASDQRLLVGLTPSHSGLASVVRSQPKGELKPEASLGKALVEGEDLGLHLFICELCGRCKCQECCAPRSLPSCWACGQRCLCSAESAVEYGTCLCCVKGLFYHCSTQDDEDNCADRPCACTSTYACTRWGTMGLLALCLPCLCCYPPARLCLALCQRAHDRATRPGCRCSNTNTVCRKISTSNPNPGHTPFCSKSLEKPV; this comes from the coding sequence ATGGACCTTCTCCCGGGTCATGGCCCTCCACCAGTCAGGATGGACGTTGATGGGCTGGACCTCCAGCAGGTGTCTGTCCTCTCCCTGGACCAGATCCGCGCCATCCGCGCCAACAACGACTACGTGGAGCGCCCTGTGACCCTGGATCATGCCTCCCAGTCCGGCTTCTTCTACGCCCACGATGACCGCTACCCCATCACCCACGGATACCCTCCTCAAGGTTACTCTCATGGTTACCCTCAGGGGTACCCTCTCCCCCGGAGCCAGAGCCAGCAGCAACACGCCCACCTCACCCATCTGAGTCGCTCCAGTACTACCAGTTCAGCCATGTCCCGGATCAGCGCTGCCTCCGACCAGAGACTCCTGGTGGGCCTGACGCCCTCCCACTCTGGCCTGGCCTCGGTGGTGCGCTCCCAGCCTAAAGGAGAACTCAAGCCTGAGGCTTCTCTGGGTAAAGCCCTGGTGGAGGGAGAGGACCTGGGCTTGCACCTGTTTATCTGTGAGCTCTGTGGGAGGTGTAAGTGTCAGGAGTGCTGTGCTCCGCGAAGCCTGCCGTCCTGCTGGGCCTGTGGGCAGCGCTGCCTTTGCTCTGCTGAGAGTGCTGTGGAGTATGGCACCTGTCTGTGCTGCGTTAAGGGCCTGTTCTACCACTGCTCCACTCAGGATGACGAGGACAACTGTGCTGACCGGCCCTGCGCCTGCACATCCACCTACGCCTGCACCCGCTGGGGCACCATGGGCCTTCTGGCGCtgtgcctgccctgtctctgctGCTACCCACCTGCCAGGCTGTGCCTCGCCCTGTGCCAGCGGGCCCACGACCGAGCCACCCGCCCCGGCTGCCGCTGCAGCAACACCAACACCGTGTGCCGTAAGATCTCCACCTCCAACCCCAACCCTGGGCACACCCCCTTCTGCAGCAAGTCCCTGGAAAAGCCTGTATGA